From the Kribbella sp. CA-293567 genome, the window CCTGCCCGAGTGCCCCGACCCCTGTAATCCCCTGCAAGCTCGGGCAGGGACTTCTCACTTCACATCACGCCGGGTCGTCATCCGACACCTGACCATCAAGGTTGTCGAACCAACTGATGACTTCACTCGACTTGTAGCGGAGGTGGCGGCCCACCTTCTTCGCAGGCGGACCAACGTTCATGGTGCGCCATCGATACAAAGTGGCCTTCGGAACTCTCAGGTACGCCGCCACCTGGTCGGCGACCCAGAGCGGGTCGGGCTCAGCTCCGGATGACATCGACGCCTCCCGGTTCGGCTCGCCGCTCTCGTTCCAGCTTCACAGTGCGACGGACTTCACGGACGCTCCAGCCAAGGATCTCCGCAGCGGCATCCGCCGAGCCGCACACCTGTGCCAGTTCGGACGTCCTGGCTGCAAGATGGACTTCCGCATCAGCGACTCGTTCATCCCATCGCCGTATCGCGACGTCCTTGGCTTGGATGGTCCGGATCAGACTGACCTGCGCGCCGATAGCTCGAGCCGTCGCGGCCTCTATCTTCGCCTGGCGTGCCCGTGACCGCCGGAGTGCGGCAACTCGTTCGCTGGCTCCCACGATCGGCTCACAACTCGGGACCGGTGGGTGGCGCTTGCCAGATGACGTCCAGTCCGATGCCAGCCGTTTGCATTGCAGGTGAGGTCCTCCGGCCGGTGGTCTCGAGGAAGTTCCGGGCAGCGTTGACGACTCTCGCACCTGTGGCCTTGATAACCGACTCCGGAGAACTCGGTTCAGCTGAGGACGCCTGACCAGGAAGTGCTTCGAAGGATGGCGCTTCCACCGACAGTCCGAAGTACGCCAATGCGATGTGGGCGAACGAGTCGGCCTCTATCTCGCGAATGCCGCCGCAAACCTGCCCCACTGAGGCCGACTGATGCATACGGACGTGACCCAGTTCGTGTGCCAGATGCGCGGCGGCGGTCGCGGTATCGAGCTGATTCGATATGACGATTCGTCTGTCGGAGTAGTCGGTGTAGCTCGGTGTCTCGGCCGGGACCCAACGCTTATCGATCTGAAACCCGGCCTTCTGCACGTCGGCTGACAGTGCCCGCCAGACATCCGCCACTGCTGCGCGGCCGACCGGTGGAACAGTGACTGGCGGCCCTACCGTGTGCGCGACATCCCAGACTTTCGCGACCTTGAAGCCGATGATGCCGTTGTGGATGGTGCCCCTGATGCCGCTCGATCCGTCCTTCTCGACGAGGACGTTCGAACGGACAGGGGCGAG encodes:
- a CDS encoding ImmA/IrrE family metallo-endopeptidase translates to MGSINVSAEDLHTALTREVRKLDSGTDWARWLDAAALFPTYGFGNVVLITLQMPQANWVAAAQAWERMGRKVREGRAIKILAPVRSNVLVEKDGSSGIRGTIHNGIIGFKVAKVWDVAHTVGPPVTVPPVGRAAVADVWRALSADVQKAGFQIDKRWVPAETPSYTDYSDRRIVISNQLDTATAAAHLAHELGHVRMHQSASVGQVCGGIREIEADSFAHIALAYFGLSVEAPSFEALPGQASSAEPSSPESVIKATGARVVNAARNFLETTGRRTSPAMQTAGIGLDVIWQAPPTGPEL
- a CDS encoding helix-turn-helix domain-containing protein, which gives rise to MSSGAEPDPLWVADQVAAYLRVPKATLYRWRTMNVGPPAKKVGRHLRYKSSEVISWFDNLDGQVSDDDPA